In Tenacibaculum pacificus, a single window of DNA contains:
- the serA gene encoding phosphoglycerate dehydrogenase: MALKRSFVFDFDSTLTKVEALDVLAEITLIGNPKKEAIINEIIAITNQGIDGEISFTESLEKRIRLLNAKKTDLPLLIKELRQKVSRSIETNKAFFKDFSDDIYIISAGFKEFIVPIVAEYNIPSERVYANTFQFDENDVIIGFDTENPLSKHNGKIECLQNLNLTGEIQVIGDGYSDAVTKKAGVADTFFAYTENVQRAKTIENADHITPNLDEFLYLNNLPRNISYPKNRIKILLLENVHSDAFTKLTADGFTVETVSKSLSEEELIIKLKDVHVLGIRSKTQVTKKVIEAADKLMVVAAFCIGTKQINLDACQENGVVVFNAPYSNTRSVVELAIGEIIMLMRSVFQRSTEIHNGKWNKTAQGSREVRGKKLGIVGYGNIGKQLSVLAESLGMDVYYYDVEDTLALGNAKRITTLKELLNISDVITLHVDDNAANKNYIGAEEIAQMKDGVHLVNLSRGFVVNIDALVDGLKSGKIAGAAVDVYPEEPAKNGEFYTPLKGLPNVILTPHVGGSTEEAQKDIADFVPSKIMAYMNSGNTVDAVNFPNIRLPRQTNAHRFLHIHKNVSGVMAKINKVLAKYELNITGQYLSTDAKVGYVITDVNKIYDDEVITKLRKIEGTIKFRILY, from the coding sequence ATGGCACTAAAAAGAAGTTTTGTTTTCGATTTTGATAGTACGCTAACAAAAGTAGAAGCATTAGATGTTTTAGCAGAAATTACTTTAATCGGAAATCCGAAGAAAGAAGCAATTATTAATGAAATAATAGCAATAACAAATCAAGGAATTGATGGCGAAATATCCTTTACGGAATCTCTAGAAAAACGTATTCGATTATTAAATGCTAAAAAAACTGATTTACCTTTATTGATTAAAGAATTAAGGCAAAAAGTTTCTCGTTCGATAGAAACTAATAAAGCTTTTTTTAAAGATTTTTCAGATGATATTTACATTATATCCGCAGGTTTTAAAGAGTTTATAGTTCCGATAGTTGCCGAATATAATATTCCTTCGGAAAGAGTGTATGCAAATACTTTTCAGTTTGATGAAAATGATGTAATTATTGGTTTTGATACTGAAAATCCACTTTCAAAACACAATGGAAAAATTGAGTGCTTACAAAACTTAAATTTAACTGGAGAAATACAAGTTATTGGAGACGGTTATAGTGATGCCGTAACTAAAAAAGCAGGTGTTGCAGATACTTTTTTTGCCTATACTGAAAATGTACAAAGAGCAAAAACAATTGAAAATGCCGATCATATTACGCCTAATTTAGATGAATTTTTATACCTAAACAATTTGCCAAGAAATATATCATATCCAAAGAATAGAATCAAAATTTTATTATTAGAAAACGTACATTCTGATGCGTTTACCAAATTAACAGCCGATGGTTTTACAGTAGAAACTGTATCAAAAAGTTTATCCGAAGAAGAATTAATTATCAAGTTAAAAGATGTTCATGTTTTAGGAATTCGCTCAAAAACACAAGTAACAAAAAAAGTAATTGAAGCTGCGGATAAATTAATGGTTGTCGCTGCTTTTTGCATTGGAACAAAACAAATTAATTTAGATGCTTGTCAAGAAAATGGTGTAGTTGTTTTTAATGCTCCTTATAGTAATACTCGTTCGGTTGTTGAGTTAGCGATTGGTGAAATTATTATGTTAATGCGTAGTGTTTTTCAACGAAGTACAGAAATTCATAATGGTAAGTGGAATAAAACAGCGCAAGGTTCAAGAGAGGTTCGTGGTAAAAAATTAGGAATTGTTGGCTATGGAAATATAGGAAAACAATTATCTGTTTTAGCTGAATCTTTAGGTATGGATGTTTATTATTATGATGTTGAAGATACTTTAGCTCTAGGAAATGCTAAAAGAATAACGACATTAAAAGAATTATTAAATATTTCGGATGTAATAACTTTACATGTTGATGATAACGCTGCTAACAAAAATTATATTGGAGCAGAAGAGATTGCTCAAATGAAAGATGGTGTTCATTTAGTAAATCTTTCTCGTGGATTTGTGGTAAATATTGATGCTTTAGTTGATGGATTAAAATCGGGTAAAATTGCAGGAGCTGCTGTTGATGTATATCCTGAAGAACCTGCAAAAAATGGCGAGTTTTACACTCCTTTAAAAGGTTTGCCTAACGTAATTTTAACGCCTCATGTTGGCGGAAGTACAGAGGAAGCTCAAAAAGATATTGCCGATTTTGTGCCAAGTAAAATAATGGCATACATGAATTCTGGAAATACTGTTGATGCTGTAAATTTTCCAAATATCAGATTACCACGTCAAACAAATGCACATCGATTTTTACATATTCATAAAAATGTATCAGGAGTTATGGCAAAAATCAATAAAGTATTGGCTAAATATGAACTGAATATTACAGGTCAATATTTATCGACAGATGCTAAAGTTGGTTACGTTATTACCGATGTAAATAAAATATATGATGATGAAGTAATTACTAAACTTCGTAAAATAGAAGGAACGATTAAGTTTCGAATTTTATATTAA
- a CDS encoding RidA family protein, with protein MYYLTNKNGKKVTPRGAYPHVKVVGDFIFVSGTSSRRADNTIAGVDIIDEMGTKYLNAETQTREVLKNIDKNLQTVGASIKDVVDVSTFLVNMNDFAGYNKAYAEFFDKETGPTRTTVAVHQLPHPDLVVEIKVTAYKKVN; from the coding sequence ATTTATTATCTAACAAATAAAAATGGAAAAAAAGTAACACCAAGAGGAGCGTATCCACATGTAAAAGTTGTCGGAGATTTTATTTTTGTATCAGGAACAAGTTCACGTAGAGCAGATAATACTATTGCAGGAGTTGATATTATTGATGAAATGGGAACAAAGTACTTAAATGCAGAAACTCAAACACGTGAAGTTTTAAAAAATATTGATAAAAATTTACAAACGGTAGGCGCAAGTATAAAAGATGTTGTTGATGTTTCTACATTTTTGGTAAATATGAATGATTTTGCAGGATATAATAAAGCGTATGCCGAGTTTTTTGATAAAGAAACAGGTCCAACTCGAACTACTGTTGCTGTACATCAATTACCGCATCCTGATTTGGTAGTGGAAATTAAAGTTACAGCTTATAAGAAAGTGAACTAA
- a CDS encoding aldehyde dehydrogenase: MNIKNYINGEFINPIQNNWIHNYNPSIGEIYGQIPNSTKEDVALAYESAEKAFPSWSNTTLEERSVILSKISELIKEKLTFLAEAESKDNGKPISLAKQIDIPRAASNFQFFANAITQFSSEAHESVGLNAMNFTLRQPIGVVGCISPWNLPLYLFTWKIAPAIAAGNCVVAKPSEITPMTAYLLGEICTEAGLPKGVLNIVHGLGITTGKAIVEHPNIKAISFTGGTTTGANIARVAAPMFKKLSLELGGKNPNLIFADCDYDKMLATTVKSSFANQGQICLCGSRIFVEEKIYEQFKKDFIQKVSELKVGNPANNDTSIGALVSKEHLEKVKSYIDIAEQEGGKILFGGNKVIVKGYENGYYLQPTIIEVSDNKCRLNQEEIFGPVVTIMSFKTDEEALTLANNVKYGLSATLWTNNLNRTMQLSKQLNTGIVWVNTWLLRDLRTPFGGQKQSGVGREGGFEALRFFTEPKNICISYE, encoded by the coding sequence ATGAATATCAAAAATTATATAAACGGTGAATTTATCAATCCAATTCAAAATAATTGGATACATAATTATAATCCATCAATTGGAGAAATATATGGGCAAATTCCTAATTCAACAAAAGAAGATGTAGCACTTGCATACGAATCAGCTGAAAAAGCATTTCCAAGTTGGTCGAATACAACTTTAGAAGAACGAAGCGTTATTTTATCAAAAATTTCAGAATTGATAAAAGAAAAGTTGACTTTTTTAGCTGAAGCGGAATCTAAAGATAATGGGAAACCTATCAGTTTAGCAAAACAAATTGATATTCCAAGAGCAGCAAGTAATTTTCAGTTTTTTGCAAATGCTATAACGCAGTTTTCTTCGGAAGCGCATGAAAGTGTTGGTTTAAATGCGATGAATTTTACTTTACGTCAGCCAATTGGAGTTGTTGGTTGTATTTCGCCTTGGAATTTGCCGTTATATTTATTTACGTGGAAAATAGCACCAGCCATAGCCGCGGGAAATTGTGTCGTTGCTAAACCAAGTGAAATTACACCAATGACAGCATATTTATTAGGTGAAATTTGTACTGAAGCAGGTTTGCCGAAAGGAGTTTTAAATATTGTTCACGGATTGGGAATAACTACAGGAAAGGCAATTGTTGAGCATCCGAATATAAAAGCAATTTCTTTTACAGGTGGAACTACAACAGGAGCAAATATTGCTAGAGTTGCAGCCCCGATGTTTAAAAAATTATCGTTAGAGTTAGGAGGAAAGAATCCGAATTTGATTTTTGCCGATTGTGATTATGATAAAATGTTAGCAACGACTGTTAAATCTTCATTTGCTAATCAAGGGCAAATTTGCTTGTGCGGAAGTAGAATTTTTGTAGAAGAAAAAATATACGAACAATTTAAGAAAGATTTTATTCAAAAAGTATCTGAATTAAAAGTAGGGAATCCTGCTAATAATGACACAAGTATTGGTGCTTTGGTATCAAAAGAGCATCTAGAAAAAGTAAAATCATATATTGATATTGCTGAGCAAGAAGGCGGAAAAATTCTTTTCGGAGGAAATAAAGTCATCGTAAAAGGATATGAAAATGGTTATTATTTACAACCGACAATTATTGAAGTTTCTGATAATAAATGCAGATTAAATCAAGAAGAAATTTTTGGTCCTGTAGTTACTATTATGTCTTTTAAAACCGATGAAGAAGCTTTGACTTTGGCAAATAATGTTAAATATGGGTTATCGGCAACGCTATGGACAAATAATTTAAATAGAACGATGCAATTATCAAAACAATTAAATACAGGAATTGTTTGGGTGAATACTTGGTTATTAAGAGATTTGAGAACGCCTTTTGGCGGACAAAAACAAAGTGGCGTAGGAAGAGAAGGAGGTTTTGAAGCACTTCGTTTTTTTACAGAACCTAAAAATATTTGTATTAGCTATGAATAA
- a CDS encoding DUF6500 family protein, which yields MNKEIRQKIIEVCDAKIDKKGTNVGLSFYAFFKNKNDNPKLLIEVAKWWIETHQLDHFEKAVKIKTIIQNND from the coding sequence ATGAATAAAGAAATAAGACAAAAAATTATTGAAGTTTGTGATGCTAAAATTGATAAAAAAGGAACAAATGTAGGCTTATCTTTCTATGCATTTTTTAAGAATAAAAATGATAATCCGAAGTTATTAATAGAAGTTGCAAAATGGTGGATTGAAACACATCAATTAGATCATTTTGAAAAAGCTGTTAAAATTAAAACAATAATTCAAAATAACGATTAG
- a CDS encoding SDR family oxidoreductase: protein MNLNIQNKNALVCGSTQGIGLASAIGLANEGVNITLVARNEEKLKKVLAELPNDNQNHDYIVADFSNPKELKERIEASKLNFHILVNNTGGPAGGAIFNAELSEFENAFTQHLKCNHVLVQAVVPFMKDAGFGRVINIISTSVKQPLDGLGVSNTIRGAVASWSKTLANELGAFNITVNNVLPGATGTERLKEIINNKAEKIGLSVEVVSQNMMNASPAKRFAKPEEVANAVVFLASEKASFINGINVPVDGGRTKSL, encoded by the coding sequence ATGAATTTAAATATACAAAATAAAAATGCCTTAGTTTGCGGAAGTACTCAAGGTATTGGTTTAGCATCGGCAATTGGTTTAGCTAACGAAGGAGTAAATATAACTTTAGTTGCTCGTAATGAAGAGAAACTAAAAAAAGTGTTAGCAGAATTACCAAATGATAATCAAAATCATGATTATATAGTTGCTGATTTTTCTAATCCGAAGGAATTAAAAGAAAGAATTGAAGCTTCAAAATTGAATTTTCATATTTTAGTAAATAACACAGGAGGTCCTGCCGGTGGCGCTATTTTTAATGCCGAATTATCAGAATTTGAAAACGCTTTTACACAGCATTTAAAATGTAATCATGTGTTAGTACAAGCAGTTGTTCCGTTTATGAAAGATGCTGGTTTTGGTAGAGTTATCAATATAATATCTACATCAGTAAAACAACCTTTGGATGGTTTAGGAGTTTCAAATACTATTCGTGGTGCGGTTGCTAGTTGGTCTAAAACATTGGCGAATGAATTAGGTGCGTTTAATATCACGGTAAATAATGTATTACCTGGTGCTACAGGAACAGAAAGGTTAAAAGAAATTATCAATAATAAAGCAGAAAAAATAGGTTTGTCTGTTGAGGTCGTTTCTCAAAATATGATGAACGCTTCACCTGCCAAACGTTTCGCAAAACCTGAAGAAGTTGCTAATGCAGTAGTATTTTTAGCAAGTGAAAAAGCTAGTTTTATTAATGGAATAAATGTTCCTGTTGATGGTGGAAGAACGAAAAGTTTGTAA
- a CDS encoding 3-hydroxyanthranilate 3,4-dioxygenase, producing MNLVQPLNFKKWIDENRHLLKPPVGNKQVWDNGDYIVMVVGGPNNRKDYHYNETPEFFYQVQGDMVLKIIDDKGKMIDVEINEGDIYLLPAKVPHSPQRKENTVGLVIEYPRSEGMLDALEWYCENCGNQLYREEFSLDNIETDMPVIFDKYYSDAQKCTCSNCGTIMNPPNKIKK from the coding sequence ATGAATTTAGTACAGCCTTTAAATTTTAAAAAGTGGATTGATGAAAATCGTCATTTATTAAAACCGCCCGTTGGAAATAAACAGGTGTGGGATAATGGCGATTATATCGTAATGGTTGTTGGAGGACCTAACAATAGAAAGGATTATCATTATAACGAAACTCCAGAATTTTTTTATCAGGTACAAGGGGATATGGTTCTGAAAATTATTGATGATAAAGGCAAAATGATTGATGTAGAAATTAATGAAGGAGATATTTATTTATTGCCTGCTAAAGTTCCGCATTCGCCACAACGTAAAGAAAATACTGTTGGTTTGGTTATTGAATATCCAAGGTCGGAAGGAATGTTGGATGCATTAGAATGGTATTGTGAAAATTGCGGAAATCAGTTATACAGAGAAGAGTTTTCTTTAGATAATATTGAAACTGATATGCCTGTTATTTTTGATAAATATTATTCTGATGCTCAAAAATGTACGTGTTCTAATTGCGGAACAATTATGAATCCTCCGAATAAAATTAAAAAATAA
- a CDS encoding amidohydrolase family protein, with product MEKRKLRINGHSHLLPYPEQIPQFMKEKEIFWVDDERKHMLQKGWKRPVTDSSFFLDEKLRWMEKNKLDHAVVLNLSQLYGNGLRLEEMKKALRFQNDFNAKVQHDHPDKFTCGFVVHPGFIYGALYEMERCVEELGLKVLCLPTHFMDSIGQWRCVFDKENDRIFELADKYKLAIEIHPYDGDKMIKLENTNWRFHLIWMLAQCGDAYHFYTLNGMQERFKNIRTCFAHGGQLAQMNLGRRIQGFDGRPDLFEGKTHPRKAVGHPNIFFDTLVHDTDSLKLMIDKQGSNQIIMGLDDPYPLGEMENDAQSSYPGKLLDLAIDRDIINEKQYHEIWEDNTLRWLFGDDEKAKQDLITKILG from the coding sequence ATGGAAAAACGTAAACTACGAATAAACGGACATTCACATTTATTACCTTATCCTGAGCAAATACCTCAGTTTATGAAGGAAAAAGAAATTTTTTGGGTAGATGATGAGCGTAAACATATGTTACAAAAAGGTTGGAAACGTCCTGTAACAGATTCTAGTTTTTTCTTAGATGAGAAATTACGTTGGATGGAAAAAAATAAGTTAGATCATGCGGTGGTTTTAAATTTATCGCAATTATATGGTAACGGATTGCGTTTGGAAGAAATGAAAAAAGCTTTGCGTTTTCAGAATGATTTTAACGCAAAAGTACAACACGATCATCCTGATAAATTTACTTGTGGTTTTGTAGTTCACCCTGGTTTTATTTACGGTGCTTTGTATGAAATGGAACGTTGTGTTGAAGAATTAGGTTTAAAAGTTTTATGCTTACCAACGCATTTTATGGATTCGATAGGGCAGTGGCGTTGTGTTTTTGATAAAGAAAATGACCGTATTTTTGAATTAGCTGATAAGTATAAACTAGCTATTGAAATTCATCCGTATGATGGTGATAAAATGATAAAATTAGAAAACACAAATTGGCGTTTTCATTTAATTTGGATGTTGGCACAATGTGGTGATGCGTATCATTTTTATACGTTAAACGGAATGCAAGAGCGTTTTAAAAATATCAGAACTTGTTTTGCGCACGGCGGACAATTGGCACAAATGAATTTAGGACGTAGGATTCAAGGTTTTGATGGTCGTCCTGATTTATTTGAAGGAAAAACGCATCCAAGAAAAGCGGTTGGTCATCCAAATATTTTCTTTGATACCTTGGTACATGATACCGATTCGTTAAAATTAATGATTGATAAACAAGGGTCGAATCAAATTATTATGGGCTTAGATGATCCGTATCCGTTAGGAGAAATGGAAAATGATGCACAATCTTCTTATCCTGGGAAATTGTTAGATTTAGCTATTGATAGAGATATTATCAATGAAAAACAATATCACGAAATTTGGGAAGATAACACCTTACGTTGGTTATTTGGTGATGATGAAAAAGCAAAACAAGATTTAATAACAAAGATTTTAGGCTAA
- a CDS encoding TolC family protein — protein sequence MPNNTLSLEESLGYVKKYHPIIKQAKLIVNTNQAKLLKARGSFDPKIEVDYSNKNFKDTEYYKTLVSSFKIPTWYGIELKGSYENNSGKYLNPQYKTPKNGLYNVGISIPLAKNLFINKRMATLKKAKIYTKQSGLEQQLLVNNVLFDAISAYLNWTQYYQQYSVFKNYYANATIRHKNVIKNFKAGDKAAVDTLETSINLENRKLDLEKARIKHLKSKLAFSNYLWINNNIPMELKNTMIPDVKTFSKVDKLLKTSEIDLDKNDLEQHPKLKLLALKKNNLQINKRLKINNLLPKIDFQYNLLSSEVNNFDSFNASNYKNSLQVSVPLFLRKSRGDLKIAKIKLQDLDFEISSTKIILQNKIKATKQEIESYEKQHNILKNLVNNYKTIVKSEERKFSLGESSLFLINYREVKLIETNLKAIKNEYEYAKTKSKLLKLLGKLTDI from the coding sequence ATGCCTAACAACACACTTTCTTTAGAAGAAAGTTTAGGATATGTAAAAAAATATCATCCTATTATAAAGCAAGCAAAACTTATTGTTAATACAAATCAAGCAAAATTATTAAAAGCTAGAGGTAGTTTTGACCCTAAAATTGAAGTTGATTACAGTAATAAAAACTTTAAAGATACCGAGTATTATAAAACATTGGTTTCATCTTTTAAAATTCCTACTTGGTATGGTATTGAGTTAAAAGGAAGCTATGAAAATAATTCGGGTAAGTATTTAAATCCTCAATATAAAACTCCTAAAAATGGTTTGTATAATGTAGGAATATCTATTCCGTTAGCTAAAAATTTATTTATCAATAAAAGAATGGCTACGTTAAAAAAAGCCAAAATATATACCAAACAAAGTGGATTAGAACAGCAGTTATTAGTTAATAATGTTTTGTTTGATGCTATTTCGGCATACTTAAATTGGACACAATATTATCAACAATATAGTGTGTTTAAAAATTATTATGCCAATGCAACGATAAGACACAAGAATGTTATTAAAAATTTTAAAGCAGGTGATAAAGCTGCCGTAGATACTTTAGAAACAAGTATAAATCTTGAAAACAGAAAATTAGATTTAGAAAAAGCACGTATTAAACATTTAAAATCAAAGTTAGCTTTTTCGAATTATTTGTGGATTAATAATAATATTCCTATGGAATTAAAAAACACTATGATTCCTGATGTTAAAACATTTTCTAAAGTTGATAAGCTATTAAAAACATCGGAAATTGATTTAGATAAAAACGATTTAGAACAACATCCGAAGTTAAAATTATTAGCCTTAAAAAAGAATAATTTACAGATAAATAAACGATTAAAAATAAACAACCTACTTCCTAAAATAGATTTTCAGTATAATTTATTATCATCAGAAGTAAATAATTTTGATTCTTTTAACGCTTCAAATTACAAAAACTCGTTGCAAGTTAGTGTTCCGTTATTTTTAAGAAAATCTAGAGGTGATTTAAAAATTGCAAAAATAAAATTACAAGATTTAGATTTTGAAATTTCATCAACAAAAATAATTTTACAAAATAAAATTAAAGCTACCAAACAAGAAATTGAATCGTACGAAAAACAACACAATATCTTAAAAAACTTAGTTAACAATTACAAAACAATTGTTAAAAGTGAAGAACGAAAATTTTCGTTAGGTGAAAGCTCGTTATTTTTAATAAATTACAGAGAAGTTAAATTAATTGAAACTAATTTAAAAGCCATAAAAAACGAATATGAATACGCTAAAACAAAAAGTAAGCTACTCAAATTACTGGGTAAATTAACAGATATCTAA
- a CDS encoding HlyD family secretion protein, with product MLFFLFAIIVTLFLPWTQNVSSTGNVTTLKPNQRPQTLQSQIPGRIEEWFVQEGDFVKKGDTILRISEIKSNYFDAKLAERTGNQLNSKSLSGKSYGNKIGALKRQISAIRNEQQLKSKQAKNKLQQAYLKVKTDSIDLETVILKQNIAKIQYDRTFTLQKEGLKATKDVEEKSAKLQEFSAKIISQKNKLLTSKNNIINAQLAISGIMATYTDKLSKAQSSLYTAESGAYETEVQVSKLQTSLANYNKRSSLLYITAPLDGYINKAIKSGIGETFKEGEQLINIMPAIYDLAVEMYIKPIDLPLIHINEKVRVQFDGWPAIVFSGWPNMSSGTYEAKIIAIENFISSNGKYRALIVPNNDKQPRPKAIRVGSGAKTIALLENVPIWYELWRQINSFPPNFYQPNAKTTDSKKKK from the coding sequence TTGTTATTCTTTTTATTCGCAATAATTGTTACTTTATTTTTACCATGGACTCAAAATGTTTCTAGCACAGGTAATGTTACTACTTTAAAACCTAATCAACGACCACAAACCTTGCAATCTCAAATTCCTGGAAGAATTGAAGAATGGTTTGTGCAAGAAGGTGATTTTGTAAAAAAAGGCGATACTATTTTACGTATCTCTGAAATAAAAAGTAATTATTTTGATGCAAAACTTGCCGAAAGAACAGGAAATCAATTAAATTCTAAAAGTCTTTCTGGTAAATCGTATGGTAATAAAATAGGCGCTTTAAAAAGACAAATTTCAGCGATAAGAAACGAACAACAATTAAAATCGAAACAAGCAAAAAACAAATTACAACAAGCTTACTTAAAAGTTAAAACTGATAGTATTGATTTAGAAACCGTTATTTTAAAACAAAATATCGCCAAAATTCAATATGATAGAACTTTTACTTTACAAAAAGAAGGTTTAAAAGCTACTAAAGATGTTGAAGAAAAAAGTGCAAAACTTCAAGAATTTTCAGCTAAAATTATTTCTCAGAAAAACAAATTGTTAACTTCTAAAAACAATATTATCAATGCACAATTAGCTATTTCAGGAATAATGGCTACTTATACTGATAAATTATCAAAAGCACAAAGTAGTTTATACACTGCTGAATCTGGCGCATACGAAACAGAAGTTCAAGTTTCTAAACTACAAACAAGCCTAGCTAATTATAATAAAAGAAGCTCTTTATTATATATAACGGCTCCACTTGATGGCTACATAAATAAGGCAATAAAATCAGGTATTGGAGAAACTTTTAAAGAAGGCGAACAATTAATAAATATTATGCCTGCTATATACGATTTAGCAGTAGAAATGTATATAAAACCTATCGATTTACCGTTGATACATATCAATGAAAAAGTACGTGTTCAGTTTGATGGTTGGCCTGCAATTGTTTTTAGTGGATGGCCTAATATGTCATCTGGAACTTATGAAGCTAAAATTATTGCTATCGAAAATTTTATTAGTAGTAATGGTAAATACAGAGCATTAATTGTTCCTAATAATGATAAACAACCACGGCCAAAAGCTATTAGAGTCGGCTCAGGAGCAAAAACAATTGCGCTTTTAGAAAATGTACCTATTTGGTATGAATTATGGCGACAAATTAACAGTTTTCCGCCTAATTTTTATCAGCCAAACGCAAAAACAACCGATTCAAAGAAAAAGAAATAA
- a CDS encoding peptidase domain-containing ABC transporter, translating to MTGNNPLTPWQRFLGLLKLEKKDILQISYYAIFEGIVALSLPLGIQAIINLLQGAEISASWVVLVILVTGGVAFSGVLKLMQIRIIETIQQRIFTRASLELSYRFPKIKMSELRNYYPPELANRFFDTLTIQKGISKVLIDVPSAFLQIIFALLLLSFYHPFFILFGFLLLLLIYIVFKYTAKIGLETSLNESKNKYKVAHWLQEIARTIISFKLSGKTKLALDKSDNLVSDYLKSRESHFKILIIQYIQMISFKVIVTAGLLLMGGFLVLNQKMNIGQFVAAEIIILLVISSVEKLILGLESFYDVLTSIEKLGQVIDKPIENQKGSKVSNLKPFTIEIQNISYFLYRKDNPILKDISFVIKPKDRILIQGESSSAKSNLVQLISGLIEPSSGNIFVNDLSIKSLLINDYRANLGLSLSEETPFKGTIRQNVTFGDKTITDDKIYEIFDIVGLTNFLKYQSNGLDTYLKPEGRNIGYTVAKKIILARAIIKTPKLLILEDPLDQIEKKEATKIIDFITNPAQNWSLIIVSSNDKWEEKCNKKITLNKGIIINQ from the coding sequence ATGACAGGAAATAATCCATTGACACCTTGGCAACGTTTTTTAGGACTTTTAAAATTAGAAAAAAAAGATATTTTACAAATATCTTATTACGCAATATTTGAAGGAATTGTAGCTTTATCACTTCCTTTAGGAATACAAGCAATTATCAATTTATTACAAGGAGCTGAAATTTCAGCATCGTGGGTAGTACTTGTAATACTTGTTACAGGTGGCGTAGCTTTTAGTGGCGTATTAAAACTAATGCAAATTAGAATTATAGAAACCATACAACAACGTATTTTTACAAGAGCGTCTTTAGAACTTAGTTATCGTTTTCCTAAAATAAAAATGAGCGAATTAAGAAATTATTATCCCCCTGAATTAGCCAATCGTTTTTTTGATACACTTACCATTCAAAAAGGAATTTCAAAAGTTTTAATTGATGTTCCTTCGGCTTTTTTACAAATTATTTTTGCTTTATTATTATTATCATTTTATCATCCTTTTTTTATTTTATTCGGATTTTTACTACTATTATTAATTTACATTGTATTTAAATACACTGCTAAAATTGGATTAGAAACTAGTTTAAATGAATCTAAAAATAAATATAAAGTAGCACATTGGTTACAAGAAATAGCCAGAACAATTATCAGTTTTAAATTATCAGGAAAAACAAAATTAGCTTTAGATAAAAGCGACAACTTAGTCTCTGATTATTTAAAATCAAGAGAAAGTCATTTTAAAATATTAATCATTCAATACATTCAAATGATTAGTTTTAAAGTTATTGTAACAGCTGGTTTATTATTGATGGGAGGTTTTTTAGTTTTAAATCAAAAAATGAATATCGGACAATTTGTTGCCGCAGAAATAATTATTTTATTAGTAATAAGCTCTGTTGAAAAATTAATTTTAGGTTTAGAATCATTTTACGATGTATTAACTTCTATTGAAAAACTAGGACAAGTAATAGATAAACCTATTGAAAATCAAAAAGGTAGTAAAGTTAGTAACTTAAAACCTTTTACTATTGAAATTCAAAATATTTCATACTTTCTTTATCGAAAAGACAACCCTATTTTAAAAGACATTTCATTTGTTATAAAACCAAAAGACAGAATACTAATTCAAGGCGAAAGTAGTTCTGCTAAATCAAACTTAGTACAATTAATTTCAGGATTAATTGAGCCATCATCAGGAAACATTTTTGTAAATGATTTATCAATAAAAAGCTTACTTATAAATGATTACAGAGCAAACCTTGGTTTATCATTATCCGAAGAAACACCTTTTAAAGGTACTATCAGACAAAATGTAACTTTTGGTGATAAAACAATTACAGATGATAAAATTTATGAAATATTTGATATTGTTGGTTTAACTAATTTTTTAAAATATCAATCTAACGGTTTAGATACTTACCTAAAACCTGAAGGTAGAAATATTGGTTACACAGTTGCCAAAAAAATAATTTTAGCAAGAGCAATTATAAAAACCCCTAAACTTTTAATTTTAGAAGATCCTTTAGATCAAATAGAAAAGAAAGAAGCCACTAAAATTATAGATTTTATTACAAATCCTGCGCAAAATTGGAGCTTAATTATTGTTAGTAGTAATGATAAATGGGAAGAAAAATGTAATAAGAAAATTACACTTAATAAAGGAATTATCATTAACCAATAA